The Populus nigra chromosome 14, ddPopNigr1.1, whole genome shotgun sequence genome has a segment encoding these proteins:
- the LOC133673504 gene encoding uncharacterized protein LOC133673504 isoform X2, which produces MLNKEGDGGKEYFRKLSRKELQSLCKQCSLPARKSSSEMVESLAFYFMRKGLNLVSSGTSIDGVQDALLHTSLMPPMQPKPALNSIKDSFELTSRPGEEIYKGNRNFKCNNLESFIGPGAYNKESFGGLISNFQEVSPSQFFSQYAGSHINFKKPLSLGGRVEDSPQFHGRDINTVACSKEIALPSIITTANVPASFEFHVSSEEGIKLCVDLNSSPLEWIKKYKNQVSFCDNVVNTKSRSLYEELGCIGESNKKLKSSVLQNIDSDKNRDDSVQAEPSPSSVGEKNSHVRNGHPDGGNNSLISSPVIPCSVAVDVSLYLKEDPGLASAKPSSDGQNHKNLNTESCSEKECIAALDSDITDTPLEKTACNFAVNSISNGSVDHIALMHQSSKWDDEVCENSTQQNSCNLENASVAFPGCFMEMQLSETGNYHKDASCLPHKNGEFLDPYDSKHNRGSEQDGLANSSENDHCKNQVPTCSEEQEWSNAINGRESSVCSQVDDSFDKTSLKSGVIKSSEELLRKRPHIYRVGQNGRRKSDTVILRSTRRSAGKVLPRRSMSDFTFYMLPASEQLD; this is translated from the exons ATGTTAAATAAGGAAGGTGATGGAGGAAAGGAGTATTTTCGCAAACTTTCGAGAAAAGAACTTCAAAGTTTGTGTAAGCAATGTAGCTTGCCTGCTAGAAAATCAAGCTCTGAAATGGTCGAATCACTTGCTTTTTACTTTATG AGGAAGGGTTTGAATTTGGTATCTTCAGGCACAAGCATAGATGGGGTTCAAGATGCTTTACTTCACACATCTTTGATGCCACCAATGCAGCCTAAGCCTGCATTAAATTCTATAAAAG ATAGCTTTGAACTCACATCTCGTCCTGGAGAGGAGATTTACAAAGGAAATAGAAATTTCAAATGCAATAATTTGGAAAGTTTTATTGGCCCTGGAGCTTATAATaag GAAAGCTTTGGTGGCTTAATTAGTAATTTCCAAGAGGTATCTCCATCtcagtttttttctcaatacGCTGGGAGTCATATCAACTTTAAGAAGCCATTAAGCCTTGGTGGCAGGGTAGAAGATTCACCCCAATTTCATGGTAGAGACATAAATACTGTAGCCTGTTCTAAAGAGATTGCCCTTCCTTCTATTATAACTACTGCAAATGTTCCGGCATCTTTTGAATTTCATGTCAGTTCAGAAGAGGGGATCAAACTTTGTGTTGATTTGAATTCAAGCCCATTAGAGTGgattaagaaatataaaaatcaggTTTCGTTCTGCGACAATGTGGTTAATACAAAGTCTCGAAGTCTTTATGAAGAGCTTGGGTGTATTGGAGAGAgtaataaaaaactgaaaagttcTGTACTTCAAAATATTGATTCTGACAAAAATAGGGATGACTCTGTGCAAGCTGAACCTTCTCCGAGTTCAGTTGGAGAAAAAAATAGTCATGTGAGGAATGGTCATCCAGATGGAGGTAATAATTCCCTAATCTCATCACCTGTAATACCATGCAGTGTAGCTGTCGATGTTTCCTTGTACTTAAAGGAGGATCCAGGACTTGCCTCAGCCAAACCCAGTTCTGACGGGCAGAATCACAAAAATTTGAACACTGAATCCTGTAGCGAAAAGGAGTGCATAGCTGCCCTTGACTCAGATATTACTGATACTCCATTAGAAAAGACAGCCTGCAATTTTGCTGTCAACTCCATATCCAATGGTTCCGTAGATCATATTGCATTGATGCATCAGAGTTCAAAGTGGGATGATGAAGTCTGTGAGAATTCAACCCAGCAGAACAGTTGTAATCTTGAGAATGCTAGTGTTGCATTTCCTGGGTGCTTTATGGAGATGCAGTTATCAGAAACTGGGAATTATCACAAAGATGCATCATGTTTACCTCATAAAAATGGCGAATTCTTGGATCCATATGATTCAAAGCATAATAGAGGATCTGAGCAAGATGGATTAGCCAACTCAAGTGAGAATGATCATTGCAAGAACCAGGTGCCCACATGCTCCGAAGAGCAG GAATGGAGCAATGCTATCAATGGCAGGGAGAGTTCagt ATGCTCGCAGGTTGATGACTCATTTGATAAGACTTCTTTAAAGTCTGGTGTTATCAAATCAAGTGAAGAACTCCTTAGAAAGAGGCCACATATATACAGAGTGGGTCAGAATGGCCGTCGCAAAAGCGACACGGTAATTTTGAGAAGCACAAGGCGTTCTGCTGGAAAAGTCCTTCCTAGAAGATCCATGAG TGATTTCACGTTCTACATGCTGCCTGCATCAGAACAATTGGATTGA
- the LOC133673504 gene encoding uncharacterized protein LOC133673504 isoform X1, whose product MLNKEGDGGKEYFRKLSRKELQSLCKQCSLPARKSSSEMVESLAFYFMRKGLNLVSSGTSIDGVQDALLHTSLMPPMQPKPALNSIKDSFELTSRPGEEIYKGNRNFKCNNLESFIGPGAYNKESFGGLISNFQEVSPSQFFSQYAGSHINFKKPLSLGGRVEDSPQFHGRDINTVACSKEIALPSIITTANVPASFEFHVSSEEGIKLCVDLNSSPLEWIKKYKNQVSFCDNVVNTKSRSLYEELGCIGESNKKLKSSVLQNIDSDKNRDDSVQAEPSPSSVGEKNSHVRNGHPDGGNNSLISSPVIPCSVAVDVSLYLKEDPGLASAKPSSDGQNHKNLNTESCSEKECIAALDSDITDTPLEKTACNFAVNSISNGSVDHIALMHQSSKWDDEVCENSTQQNSCNLENASVAFPGCFMEMQLSETGNYHKDASCLPHKNGEFLDPYDSKHNRGSEQDGLANSSENDHCKNQVPTCSEEQEWSNAINGRESSVCSQVDDSFDKTSLKSGVIKSSEELLRKRPHIYRVGQNGRRKSDTVILRSTRRSAGKVLPRRSMRLVSKVLSQCITLAILLIITDGHLVEVDN is encoded by the exons ATGTTAAATAAGGAAGGTGATGGAGGAAAGGAGTATTTTCGCAAACTTTCGAGAAAAGAACTTCAAAGTTTGTGTAAGCAATGTAGCTTGCCTGCTAGAAAATCAAGCTCTGAAATGGTCGAATCACTTGCTTTTTACTTTATG AGGAAGGGTTTGAATTTGGTATCTTCAGGCACAAGCATAGATGGGGTTCAAGATGCTTTACTTCACACATCTTTGATGCCACCAATGCAGCCTAAGCCTGCATTAAATTCTATAAAAG ATAGCTTTGAACTCACATCTCGTCCTGGAGAGGAGATTTACAAAGGAAATAGAAATTTCAAATGCAATAATTTGGAAAGTTTTATTGGCCCTGGAGCTTATAATaag GAAAGCTTTGGTGGCTTAATTAGTAATTTCCAAGAGGTATCTCCATCtcagtttttttctcaatacGCTGGGAGTCATATCAACTTTAAGAAGCCATTAAGCCTTGGTGGCAGGGTAGAAGATTCACCCCAATTTCATGGTAGAGACATAAATACTGTAGCCTGTTCTAAAGAGATTGCCCTTCCTTCTATTATAACTACTGCAAATGTTCCGGCATCTTTTGAATTTCATGTCAGTTCAGAAGAGGGGATCAAACTTTGTGTTGATTTGAATTCAAGCCCATTAGAGTGgattaagaaatataaaaatcaggTTTCGTTCTGCGACAATGTGGTTAATACAAAGTCTCGAAGTCTTTATGAAGAGCTTGGGTGTATTGGAGAGAgtaataaaaaactgaaaagttcTGTACTTCAAAATATTGATTCTGACAAAAATAGGGATGACTCTGTGCAAGCTGAACCTTCTCCGAGTTCAGTTGGAGAAAAAAATAGTCATGTGAGGAATGGTCATCCAGATGGAGGTAATAATTCCCTAATCTCATCACCTGTAATACCATGCAGTGTAGCTGTCGATGTTTCCTTGTACTTAAAGGAGGATCCAGGACTTGCCTCAGCCAAACCCAGTTCTGACGGGCAGAATCACAAAAATTTGAACACTGAATCCTGTAGCGAAAAGGAGTGCATAGCTGCCCTTGACTCAGATATTACTGATACTCCATTAGAAAAGACAGCCTGCAATTTTGCTGTCAACTCCATATCCAATGGTTCCGTAGATCATATTGCATTGATGCATCAGAGTTCAAAGTGGGATGATGAAGTCTGTGAGAATTCAACCCAGCAGAACAGTTGTAATCTTGAGAATGCTAGTGTTGCATTTCCTGGGTGCTTTATGGAGATGCAGTTATCAGAAACTGGGAATTATCACAAAGATGCATCATGTTTACCTCATAAAAATGGCGAATTCTTGGATCCATATGATTCAAAGCATAATAGAGGATCTGAGCAAGATGGATTAGCCAACTCAAGTGAGAATGATCATTGCAAGAACCAGGTGCCCACATGCTCCGAAGAGCAG GAATGGAGCAATGCTATCAATGGCAGGGAGAGTTCagt ATGCTCGCAGGTTGATGACTCATTTGATAAGACTTCTTTAAAGTCTGGTGTTATCAAATCAAGTGAAGAACTCCTTAGAAAGAGGCCACATATATACAGAGTGGGTCAGAATGGCCGTCGCAAAAGCGACACGGTAATTTTGAGAAGCACAAGGCGTTCTGCTGGAAAAGTCCTTCCTAGAAGATCCATGAGGCTAGTCTCTAAGGTTCTCTCTCAATGCATTACTTTGGCCATACTACTAATTATCACAGATGGACACCTCGTTGAAGTGGATAACTAA
- the LOC133673504 gene encoding uncharacterized protein LOC133673504 isoform X3: MEERSIFANFREKNFKVCRKGLNLVSSGTSIDGVQDALLHTSLMPPMQPKPALNSIKDSFELTSRPGEEIYKGNRNFKCNNLESFIGPGAYNKESFGGLISNFQEVSPSQFFSQYAGSHINFKKPLSLGGRVEDSPQFHGRDINTVACSKEIALPSIITTANVPASFEFHVSSEEGIKLCVDLNSSPLEWIKKYKNQVSFCDNVVNTKSRSLYEELGCIGESNKKLKSSVLQNIDSDKNRDDSVQAEPSPSSVGEKNSHVRNGHPDGGNNSLISSPVIPCSVAVDVSLYLKEDPGLASAKPSSDGQNHKNLNTESCSEKECIAALDSDITDTPLEKTACNFAVNSISNGSVDHIALMHQSSKWDDEVCENSTQQNSCNLENASVAFPGCFMEMQLSETGNYHKDASCLPHKNGEFLDPYDSKHNRGSEQDGLANSSENDHCKNQVPTCSEEQEWSNAINGRESSVCSQVDDSFDKTSLKSGVIKSSEELLRKRPHIYRVGQNGRRKSDTVILRSTRRSAGKVLPRRSMRLVSKVLSQCITLAILLIITDGHLVEVDN; the protein is encoded by the exons ATGGAGGAAAGGAGTATTTTCGCAAACTTTCGAGAAAAGAACTTCAAAGTTTGT AGGAAGGGTTTGAATTTGGTATCTTCAGGCACAAGCATAGATGGGGTTCAAGATGCTTTACTTCACACATCTTTGATGCCACCAATGCAGCCTAAGCCTGCATTAAATTCTATAAAAG ATAGCTTTGAACTCACATCTCGTCCTGGAGAGGAGATTTACAAAGGAAATAGAAATTTCAAATGCAATAATTTGGAAAGTTTTATTGGCCCTGGAGCTTATAATaag GAAAGCTTTGGTGGCTTAATTAGTAATTTCCAAGAGGTATCTCCATCtcagtttttttctcaatacGCTGGGAGTCATATCAACTTTAAGAAGCCATTAAGCCTTGGTGGCAGGGTAGAAGATTCACCCCAATTTCATGGTAGAGACATAAATACTGTAGCCTGTTCTAAAGAGATTGCCCTTCCTTCTATTATAACTACTGCAAATGTTCCGGCATCTTTTGAATTTCATGTCAGTTCAGAAGAGGGGATCAAACTTTGTGTTGATTTGAATTCAAGCCCATTAGAGTGgattaagaaatataaaaatcaggTTTCGTTCTGCGACAATGTGGTTAATACAAAGTCTCGAAGTCTTTATGAAGAGCTTGGGTGTATTGGAGAGAgtaataaaaaactgaaaagttcTGTACTTCAAAATATTGATTCTGACAAAAATAGGGATGACTCTGTGCAAGCTGAACCTTCTCCGAGTTCAGTTGGAGAAAAAAATAGTCATGTGAGGAATGGTCATCCAGATGGAGGTAATAATTCCCTAATCTCATCACCTGTAATACCATGCAGTGTAGCTGTCGATGTTTCCTTGTACTTAAAGGAGGATCCAGGACTTGCCTCAGCCAAACCCAGTTCTGACGGGCAGAATCACAAAAATTTGAACACTGAATCCTGTAGCGAAAAGGAGTGCATAGCTGCCCTTGACTCAGATATTACTGATACTCCATTAGAAAAGACAGCCTGCAATTTTGCTGTCAACTCCATATCCAATGGTTCCGTAGATCATATTGCATTGATGCATCAGAGTTCAAAGTGGGATGATGAAGTCTGTGAGAATTCAACCCAGCAGAACAGTTGTAATCTTGAGAATGCTAGTGTTGCATTTCCTGGGTGCTTTATGGAGATGCAGTTATCAGAAACTGGGAATTATCACAAAGATGCATCATGTTTACCTCATAAAAATGGCGAATTCTTGGATCCATATGATTCAAAGCATAATAGAGGATCTGAGCAAGATGGATTAGCCAACTCAAGTGAGAATGATCATTGCAAGAACCAGGTGCCCACATGCTCCGAAGAGCAG GAATGGAGCAATGCTATCAATGGCAGGGAGAGTTCagt ATGCTCGCAGGTTGATGACTCATTTGATAAGACTTCTTTAAAGTCTGGTGTTATCAAATCAAGTGAAGAACTCCTTAGAAAGAGGCCACATATATACAGAGTGGGTCAGAATGGCCGTCGCAAAAGCGACACGGTAATTTTGAGAAGCACAAGGCGTTCTGCTGGAAAAGTCCTTCCTAGAAGATCCATGAGGCTAGTCTCTAAGGTTCTCTCTCAATGCATTACTTTGGCCATACTACTAATTATCACAGATGGACACCTCGTTGAAGTGGATAACTAA
- the LOC133672907 gene encoding serine/threonine-protein kinase-like protein ACR4, which yields MRNSSYSVRDFFIRVLMIGKWNGGYLVQFVVLSDLWWLVSGLGSMSSIAISYGENGPVFCGLKSDGSHLVNCYGSNSAIIYGTPAHFPFIGLTAGDGFVCGLLLESNQPYCWGSSGYLRPGVPRPMMEEAEYVEISAGDYHLCGLRKPSTGRSRNLSLIDCWGYNMTRNHVFDGQIQSISAGSEFNCGLFSENRTVFCWGDEANSRVISLIPQEMRFQKIAAGGYHVCGILEGVNSRAFCWGRSLGLEEEISVISAAYLNQGNVDFPPSDPMLSVVGGKFHACGIKSYDREVICWGYIVKRSTPTPTAIKVYEIAAGNYFTCGILAEKSLLPVCWGLEFPSSLPLAVSPGLCEATPCPPGSYEFFDANPPCKSPDSHACLPCSNGCPAEMYQKMECTLKLDRQCDYNCSSCYSAECFSNCSSLYSNNAKGKNRLWSLELPVVIAEIGLAVFLVIVVTTTAILYVHYRLRNCQCSAKQLKPKKSNGGGTSVSKDNGKIRTDMDEIKLRRARMFTYEELEGATSGFKEESIVGKGSFSCVYKGVLKNGTVVAVKKAIVRSDKQKNSKEFHTELDLLSRLNHAHLLNLLGYCEEGGERLLVYEFMAHGSLYQHLHGKNPALIEQLDWVRRVTIAVQAARGIEYLHGYACPPVIHRDIKSSNILIDEEHNARVSDFGLSLLGPADSSSPLAELPAGTLGYLDPEYYRLHYLTTKSDVYSFGVLLLEILSSRKAIDMQYEEGNIVEWAVPLIKAGDISAILDPALKPPSDPEALKRIANVACKCVRMRGKERPSMDKVTTALERALAQLMGSPCNDQPILPTEVVLGSSRMHKKSSQRSSNQSAVSETDVVEGEDQRIEFRAPSWITFPSVTSSQGRKSSASDADVDGKSSARNLGYVASGGDALRSLEEEIGPASPQERLFLQHNF from the coding sequence ATGAGGAATTCGAGCTATTCtgttagagatttttttatcagGGTCTTGATGATCGGCAAATGGAATGGTGGATATTTGGTTCAATTTGTGGTTCTATCAGATTTATGGTGGCTAGTCTCAGGTTTAGGCTCCATGTCTTCCATTGCCATTTCTTATGGTGAGAATGGTCCTGTCTTTTGTGGTCTAAAATCAGATGGGTCTCATCTTGTGAATTGTTATGGTTCAAATTCAGCTATAATCTATGGAACTCCAGCTCATTTCCCTTTTATTGGTCTAACTGCTGGAGATGGCTTTGTTTGTGGGCTTCTGTTGGAATCTAACCAACCGTATTGTTGGGGAAGTAGTGGCTATCTTCGACCAGGTGTGCCTCGGCCTATGATGGAAGAGGCCGAGTATGTAGAAATCAGTGCTGGCGATTACCATTTATGTGGTTTGAGAAAGCCTTCAACAGGCAGGAGTAGAAACCTTTCCCTTATTGATTGTTGGGGTTACAACATGACAAGGAACCATGTGTTTGATGGGCAGATTCAATCAATCTCAGCTGGTTCTGAGTTCAACTGTGGATTGTTTTCGGAGAATAGGACTGTTTTCTGTTGGGGTGATGAGGCTAATAGTCGTGTAATCAGCTTGATTCCTCAAGAAATGAGGTTTCAAAAGATTGCCGCTGGTGGATATCATGTTTGTGGGATTTTAGAGGGGGTGAATTCAAGAGCCTTCTGTTGGGGAAGGAGCCTGGGCCTAGAAGAAGAGATTTCTGTCATATCAGCAGCATATTTGAACCAAGGAAATGTTGATTTTCCTCCTAGTGATCCTATGTTGTCTGTCGTGGGAGGAAAGTTCCATGCCTGTGGAATCAAGAGCTATGACCGCGAGGTGATTTGTTGGGGCTATATTGTAAAGCGAAGCACTCCAACCCCGACTGCCATTAAGGTCTATGAAATCGCTGCTGGAAATTACTTCACTTGTGGAATTCTCGCCGAGAAATCCCTCTTACCTGTTTGTTGGGGTCTTGAGTTCCCTAGCTCTCTTCCCCTAGCTGTTTCGCCTGGACTCTGTGAAGCTACTCCTTGTCCTCCTGGTTCCTATGAATTTTTCGATGCTAATCCACCTTGCAAGTCTCCAGACTCTCATGCTTGTTTGCCTTGCAGTAATGGTTGCCCTGCTGAAATGTACCAGAAAATGGAATGTACTTTGAAATTAGATCGTCAGTGTGATTATAATTGTTCAAGTTGCTATTCAGCAGAATGCTTCTCAAACTGTTCTTCCTTATATTCCAATAATGCTAAAGGAAAGAACAGGTTATGGTCATTGGAATTGCCGGTTGTTATTGCAGAGATTGGCCTTGCTGTGTTCTTGGTGATTGTTGTAACAACAACTGCTATTTTGTATGTTCACTATAGGCTGAGGAACTGTCAATGCTCGGCAAAACAATTGAAGCCCAAGAAAAGCAACGGCGGCGGTACTTCAGTTTCTAAAGATAACGGGAAGATCCGTACTGACATGGATGAGATTAAGTTAAGGAGGGCAAGGATGTTCACTTATGAGGAACTTGAGGGGGCCACCAGCGGATTCAAGGAAGAATCCATAGTGGGAAAGGGAAGTTTCTCATGTGTTTATAAGGGGGTATTAAAGAATGGGACAGTTGTTGCGGTTAAAAAGGCTATTGTGCGTTCTGATAAGCAGAAAAACTCCAAAGAATTCCACACTGAGCTTGATCTGCTATCAAGGTTAAACCATGCTCATTTACTCAACCTGCTTGGCTATTGTGAAGAGGGTGGAGAAAGGCTTCTGGTTTACGAATTCATGGCTCATGGATCCTTGTACCAGCATCTTCATGGGAAGAACCCTGCCTTAATAGAGCAATTGGATTGGGTTCGAAGGGTTACCATTGCAGTCCAAGCAGCTAGGGGAATCGAATACTTGCATGGTTATGCCTGTCCACCTGTAATCCATCGAGACATCAAATCTTCAAACATTCTCATTGATGAAGAACACAATGCCAGGGTGTCTGATTTTGGCCTTTCTTTGTTGGGACCAGCTGATAGTAGTTCGCCGTTGGCTGAGCTTCCTGCAGGAACTCTTGGCTATCTTGATCCTGAGTACTACAGGCTTCACTACCTCACAACCAAATCCGATGTTTATAGCTTTGGCGTGTTGCTCTTAGAAATCCTCAGTAGCAGAAAGGCCATAGATATGCAATACGAAGAAGGAAATATAGTTGAATGGGCAGTTCCTCTGATCAAAGCAGGAGATATATCAGCCATATTGGACCCAGCTTTGAAGCCTCCATCCGATCCCGAAGCTTTGAAAAGGATTGCAAATGTAGCTTGCAAGTGTGTTAGAATGAGGGGGAAGGAAAGGCCATCCATGGATAAAGTAACAACAGCTTTAGAACGTGCCCTTGCACAGTTGATGGGCAGCCCATGCAATGACCAACCAATATTGCCGACCGAAGTTGTTCTTGGAAGCAGTAGAATGCACAAGAAATCCTCTCAGAGGTCTTCAAACCAATCAGCAGTCTCAGAAACTGATGTCGTCGAAGGCGAAGACCAAAGGATCGAGTTTCGTGCACCTTCATGGATAACTTTTCCAAGCGTTACTTCCTCGCAAGGGAGAAAGTCATCAGCCTCGGATGCAGATGTCGATGGTAAATCCTCAGCAAGAAATTTAGGCTATGTTGCAAGTGGAGGGGATGCGCTGAGGAGTTTGGAGGAAGAGATTGGACCTGCCTCACCTCAAGAAAGATTGTTCTTGCAGCATAACTTCTGA